A window of Diospyros lotus cultivar Yz01 chromosome 14, ASM1463336v1, whole genome shotgun sequence contains these coding sequences:
- the LOC127790482 gene encoding protein DUF642 L-GALACTONO-1,4-LACTONE-RESPONSIVE GENE 2-like isoform X1 has product MALPLSLCFLLIVSLRAAAAVPPPRYLDGFLANGNFERSPKPWNLKKTVIAGKRALPGWEIDGLVEYVSGGPQPGGFFFAIPRGSHAVRLGNEASISQKLVLRPGAAYTLTFGTTRTCAQDEVLRVSAGRYSADLPVQTLYSSNGGDTYGWAFIAPSRVVKVTFHNPGVQEDPTCGPLLDAIAIKQLLPVKRTPAGNLVKNGGFETGPHVFKNFSTGVLLPPHRQDRVSPLPGWIIESMKPVKYVDSKHFHVPSGLAAVELVAGRESAIAQIIPTVANRLYSLSFTVGDAKNGCHGTMMVEAFAARETIKVRHESVGKGVFKTASLRFRAISNRTRITFYSGFYHANIRDYGHFCGPVLDDVRAVPLTR; this is encoded by the exons ATggcgctgcctctctctctctgcttcttGCTGATAGTTTCTCTTCGCGCTGCAGCAGCCGTCCCCCCTCCTCGGTATCTTGATG GGTTTCTGGCAAATGGCAACTTTGAACGAAGTCCGAAGCCGTGGAACCTGAAGAAGACGGTGATAGCGGGGAAGCGGGCGCTGCCGGGGTGGGAGATCGATGGCCTGGTGGAGTACGTGTCGGGCGGGCCGCAGCCCGGCGGGTTCTTCTTCGCGATCCCGCGCGGATCCCACGCCGTGAGGCTGGGGAACGAGGCGTCCATCTCACAGAAGCTGGTTCTCCGGCCTGGCGCCGCCTACACTCTGACGTTCGGCACCACCAGGACGTGCGCCCAGGACGAGGTACTGAGGGTCTCCGCCGGGCGCTACTCCGCCGATCTGCCAGTTCAGACTCTGTACAGCAGCAACGGCGGCGACACTTACGGCTGGGCGTTCATCGCGCCTTCTAGGGTCGTGAAGGTGACGTTTCATAACCCTGGGGTTCAGGAGGACCCCACCTGCGGGCCGCTCTTGGACGCCATTGCCATCAAGCAGTTGCTCCCTGTTAAACGCACCCCAG CAGGCAACTTGGTAAAAAATGGCGGCTTCGAAACGGGCCCTCACGTATTCAAGAACTTCTCCACCGGAGTTCTCCTCCCTCCCCACCGCCAAGACCGGGTTTCGCCGCTTCCCGGATGGATAATCGAGTCCATGAAGCCCGTCAAGTACGTCGACTCCAAGCACTTCCACGTCCCGTCCGGGTTGGCGGCCGTCGAGCTCGTCGCCGGCAGAGAGAGCGCCATCGCCCAGATCATCCCGACAGTCGCCAACAGGCTCTACAGCCTCTCCTTCACCGTCGGCGACGCCAAGAACGGCTGCCATGGGACGATGATGGTGGAGGCTTTCGCCGCGAGGGAAACGATCAAAGTCCGCCACGAGTCCGTGGGCAAGGGCGTTTTCAAGACGGCGAGTCTCAGGTTCAGAGCGATCTCGAACAGAACGAGGATTACTTTCTACAGCGGGTTTTATCACGCCAACATTCGTGACTATGGCCACTTCTGTGGCCCTGTTCTTGATGATGTTCGGGCTGTTCCCCTCACTCGTTAA
- the LOC127790482 gene encoding protein DUF642 L-GALACTONO-1,4-LACTONE-RESPONSIVE GENE 2-like isoform X2, with product MALPLSLCFLLIVSLRAAAAVPPPRYLDGFLANGNFERSPKPWNLKKTVIAGKRALPGWEIDGLVEYVSGGPQPGGFFFAIPRGSHAVRLGNEASISQKLVLRPGAAYTLTFGTTRTCAQDEVLRVSAGRYSADLPVQTLYSSNGGDTYGWAFIAPSRVVKVTFHNPGVQEDPTCGPLLDAIAIKQLLPVKRTPGNLVKNGGFETGPHVFKNFSTGVLLPPHRQDRVSPLPGWIIESMKPVKYVDSKHFHVPSGLAAVELVAGRESAIAQIIPTVANRLYSLSFTVGDAKNGCHGTMMVEAFAARETIKVRHESVGKGVFKTASLRFRAISNRTRITFYSGFYHANIRDYGHFCGPVLDDVRAVPLTR from the exons ATggcgctgcctctctctctctgcttcttGCTGATAGTTTCTCTTCGCGCTGCAGCAGCCGTCCCCCCTCCTCGGTATCTTGATG GGTTTCTGGCAAATGGCAACTTTGAACGAAGTCCGAAGCCGTGGAACCTGAAGAAGACGGTGATAGCGGGGAAGCGGGCGCTGCCGGGGTGGGAGATCGATGGCCTGGTGGAGTACGTGTCGGGCGGGCCGCAGCCCGGCGGGTTCTTCTTCGCGATCCCGCGCGGATCCCACGCCGTGAGGCTGGGGAACGAGGCGTCCATCTCACAGAAGCTGGTTCTCCGGCCTGGCGCCGCCTACACTCTGACGTTCGGCACCACCAGGACGTGCGCCCAGGACGAGGTACTGAGGGTCTCCGCCGGGCGCTACTCCGCCGATCTGCCAGTTCAGACTCTGTACAGCAGCAACGGCGGCGACACTTACGGCTGGGCGTTCATCGCGCCTTCTAGGGTCGTGAAGGTGACGTTTCATAACCCTGGGGTTCAGGAGGACCCCACCTGCGGGCCGCTCTTGGACGCCATTGCCATCAAGCAGTTGCTCCCTGTTAAACGCACCCCAG GCAACTTGGTAAAAAATGGCGGCTTCGAAACGGGCCCTCACGTATTCAAGAACTTCTCCACCGGAGTTCTCCTCCCTCCCCACCGCCAAGACCGGGTTTCGCCGCTTCCCGGATGGATAATCGAGTCCATGAAGCCCGTCAAGTACGTCGACTCCAAGCACTTCCACGTCCCGTCCGGGTTGGCGGCCGTCGAGCTCGTCGCCGGCAGAGAGAGCGCCATCGCCCAGATCATCCCGACAGTCGCCAACAGGCTCTACAGCCTCTCCTTCACCGTCGGCGACGCCAAGAACGGCTGCCATGGGACGATGATGGTGGAGGCTTTCGCCGCGAGGGAAACGATCAAAGTCCGCCACGAGTCCGTGGGCAAGGGCGTTTTCAAGACGGCGAGTCTCAGGTTCAGAGCGATCTCGAACAGAACGAGGATTACTTTCTACAGCGGGTTTTATCACGCCAACATTCGTGACTATGGCCACTTCTGTGGCCCTGTTCTTGATGATGTTCGGGCTGTTCCCCTCACTCGTTAA
- the LOC127789632 gene encoding cytoplasmic tRNA 2-thiolation protein 2, translating into MACSNGGGTCLSGCYKEDDNKKHEEEAAANGVVPNPKGNSHEGDACIKCKSNQNIAATSPTVAIGGDAARFCADCFRSNLFGKFRFAVTSNAMISPSDKVLLAFSGGPSSRVALQFVHEIQSKAQKNFDASKDRALPVFGVGVAFVDESAIYPVPSHEFNDAIEDMKLILSNLTPPRKEFHVVPIESIYSLDSGNVKDRLKGFVNAIADATGKEDLLMHLRMSLLQKIALENGYTKLMLGSCTSRLACHVIAAAVKGQGYSLAADIQYVDARWKIPVMLPLRDCLSQELDMLCRIDGLKTMKVFDIPHSGINGLVSSFVKLLQEENPSRECTIMRTAGKLTPFHFNRIPESEDLNARLTSQKRRKKFNLKPIESLPQESFCPICNSPTNEYDLKSLSNVENIQSTAETFGAICCSSCQFQILPKEPSAMEEFYSLLPQLITARAKDGDHCNQRFLWEQIQDCLLSDSEDET; encoded by the exons ATGGCGTGCAGCAACGGTGGAGGAACATGTCTCTCCGGTTGCTACAAAGAAGACGACAacaagaagcatgaagaagaagcCGCTGCCAACGGCGTTGTGCCGAATCCCAAGGGCAACAGCCATGAGGGCGACGCTTGCATAAAGTGCAAATCTAACCAGAACATCGCCGCCACCAGCCCCACGGTGGCCATCGGCGGCGACGCTGCCCGGTTTTGCGCCGATTGCTTCCGAAGCAATTTGTTTGGGAAGTTCAGGTTCGCAGTCACCTCCAACGCCATGATTTCTCCCTCTGATAAAGTCCTCCTCGCTTTCTCTGGTGGCCCTTCTTCCAG GGTGGCTTTACAATTTGTGCATGAGATCCAAAGTAAAGCACAAAAGAACTTTGATGCAAGTAAAGATAGAGCATTGCCAGTATTTGGTGTTGGGGTTGCTTTTGTAGATGAAAGTGCTATTTATCCAGTCCCTTCTCATGAATTCAATGATGCAATTGAAGATATGAAACTTATACTATCAAATTTAACTCCACCAAGAAAAGAGTTTCATGTTGTCCCCATAGAGAGCATTTATTCTTTGGATTCAGGGAATGTAAAGGACAGGTTGAAAGGATTCGTTAATGCCATTGCTGATGCGACTGGAAAGGAAGATCTTCTGATGCATTTGCGAATGTCTTTGCTGCAAAAG ATTGCTCTTGAAAATGGATACACCAAACTTATGTTGGGATCCTGcacatcaaggttagcttgcCATGTCATTGCAGCTGCTGTTAAG GGTCAGGGTTATTCTTTAGCTGCAGATATACAATATGTGGATGCAAGGTGGAAGATACCAGTTATGCTTCCCCTGCGTGATTGTCTGTCACAAGAGCTTGACATGCTCTGTCGCATTGACGG CTTAAAAACTATGAAGGTTTTTGACATTCCTCATTCTGGCATCAACGGCTTGGTCTCATCATTTGTAAAGCTATTGCAG GAAGAAAATCCTTCTCGTGAATGCACAATCATGAGAACAGCAGGAAAGCTCACTCCATTCCATTTTAATAGGATTCCAGAAAGCGAGGACCTTAATGCTCGTTTGACATCCCAAAAGCGTCGGAAAAAATTTAATCTGAAGCCTATTGAATCCCTTCCGCAAGAATCATTCTGTCCCATTTGTAATAGCCCAACCAATGAATATGACTTGAAAAGTTTGAGCAATGTTGAGAACATCCAATCAACTGCCGAAACTTTTGGAGCCATATGTTGTTCAAGTTGCCAATTTCAGATACTTCCTAAAGAACCCTCAGCAATGGAGGAATTTTATTCTCTGCTTCCACAGCTAATCACTGCCCGAGCCAAGGATGGCGACCATTGCAACCAGAGATTTCTGTG GGAGCAAATTCAAGACTGCTTACTTTCAGACTCTGAAGATGAAACCTGA